Genomic window (Bacteroidota bacterium):
TACATTGCCCGGAACTGAAGCTAACCATTTTCCATTACGCAAGATCACAAAACTATCTGCTGTCCATCCTGTATAATTGTTCCAGTTCAAACTTATATTTTGTTCGCCAGGAATTGCATTCAATACTATACTGGCATGCTCGGGAGAGAATGTGCTACTAATATTTCCGCAACTATCCAAAACGGCTACTTTGAAATAATATACTGAGTCGACTGTATTTATTCCTGAAACTTTATAGGTTAATTGAGGCGTGAACGCAGAAGCCAATATCCAATTAAAATCGTTTGCCGTACGATAATATACTATATAACCACTTGCATCACTACTGCTAGAAGGATTCCAATTTGCGGTAACTTCTCCATTGGCTACACTAGTTGCGGCAACATAAACATTGATTAAGGTAGTGGCATTGGGAGCGTCAATTTCAAAAGTGAGCACACCTACTGTATCCGATAGTGATACAAATCCTGTGCTATCCATAACCGTAATCCGATAATAATAGGTCAAATTACAATCAGCAAACGAGTCGGCATAACTGGTAACGGAAGGACCAAATAATCCAATACTTGTCCATACTGTTTGTCCCGGATTTAACCTTTCCAAAAGATATTGATTTACAGGAAAACCGATATAATTAGACCAACTCAAATTTACAGAACCGCTAACAGAATTGGCTTGCAATTGCACCACAGTGTGGGTGTCGCTAGGAGCAGATTCATTATCGCAACTATCGGTTACTGTAATATAAAATCCATTTGCAAGGTATTGCGTATTGAGACCCTGCACGGTAAATGAAAGTTTGCCATTGTTCAACTCAGGATATATATTTTTCAATTTGAAATAAAGCCCACTATCATTTAAATATATATTATAGCCAGTACGAATACGATCGGTAGAGGCATTAAAAAATACATCAACTTCTGCATTCGCTGGGTCGGTGGAAACTACCGTAGCGTAATCTATCTTAATTCTCGGTGGTGGTATTGTATCAAAAGTTACTGCGGTATTCACATTGGAATTACTTAAGGAATAATCACCAAACAATTCTGATGCTTCTATATAATACCTATAAGTGTAAGTGCAACTCACATTGGTATCGATATAACTGGTGGTAGCAGAGTCGGTAACTGCTATAATATTTGCAGCATTCAGATCATCCCATCTCCATATTTTATAATTCGCTACGGGGAATCCTTCGTATTTGCCCCAGTCGAGAGCTACTTGCAAGTTACCTGGCGTAACGGACAAATCCATAGTTTTATGCACTTCGGAATAAGCTCCTTCGCGGTCGCACAAATCGCGGAAAACCATTTTAAAATAATTTAACCCATCTTCCGTATCAATACTATCCAACAGAAATGTTGTGTCATTCATATCCGTTGTTTCGTAATACATATAATACTTACTAAAGGGACTTCCATTCCAATAATATATTTGATATTTTTTAACTAAGGTATCTACTGTTTTCCCCCATGTAAAAGCAATAGCTCCCAAGGTATTACCGCTAGAAGTAGTGGTAGCATTAAAAATATTGGGGGCTAGTGGTGTGGGGTAGTTATAAGGTATTACAGCCATGGTATCGCTAAGTGAATAGGTAGTACCGTCGCTGCTGCGAGCGAGCACCACATAACTATATACACTGCCTAAATTAATTCCAGAATCTTTAAACGTAAATGTATTCGTATCGGCAACAAAAGTTGATTTAACACCTAAGCTATCCTTCCTATATATTTCATACCTCAAAAGTTTATTATTAAAATACGCATAAGGGCTCCAAGAAATATTGATTTCTGGAAAACAAGCTTGATATTGAAATTGGAGCTTAATAGTTGTTTCGGTATCGCTGGGCATCGATATATTGTTGGTATTACAACTATCAACAGCTACCACATAATAACTATATGATTGCTGATTGGCAACTACAGTTGAATCATCATAAGTAAAAACATTAGTTACCTGTGCAATATTGGTAAATATCCCCGAACTATTGTTTCTATATATATTATAATACTTTACATCAGAGCTTTTGCTCGCAAACCATTCAAGCCTTACCAAATTATTATTAACAACTGACACCACTTTAATTACTGCAGGTTCGGGCTTAATGGTATCATAAGGAACCAATAAAATACTATCAGAATTAACATACACTCCTCCAAATCCATTCGTTCTAATTCTAAAGTATTGGTTTGTATTACAACCCAAAAAATCTACACTGCCTGAAGTTGTAACGCTGTTCTTATATAATATAGTAGTCCACACTCCGCTAATCCATTGTTCTACTTCTTGATCCTTAATAGGGAAACCTGTATATAAATTCCAATTAAGTTTTACGCCCAAGTTCACGGCATTACCACTTAGGTTTGCACTGGTATGTGCTGCGGCAGCCAAAGATGCATTCATAGCACAACTATCGTATGCTATAATTGAAACACTATATGCTGAGTCGCTTACTGGCAATGGGGTGATATCATAAGTTAAAGTACTTGGAGACAAAGTATCCGCTTTAATCCAATTGCCGTTGGGCGATCTATAGGATATTACATACTGGCCTATATCGGGCGACGATGCCTGCCAACTAACACGAAGTGTATTGTTATTTAAAACTGTTGAGCTTACAATATTAACTTGTGCAGGAGCAACAGAGTCGAATGGGGTAAGTATAATAGTGTCAGAATAAGATTCACGTCCCGTACTGCTTTCTATTCCTATAATAAAATAGGTATGTGGAATATTACAAGACAAACTATCGTGCAACCATGCAGTATCGGTAGGAGCCAAAGTATCTAACCTTACGAAACCACCACTGGGCAATAGCTCAGTTATTTCATAACGCTGAATATTATAACCTGCAAACTTGTTCCAATTAAGAGAGTTTTGCAAATGGCCACCTTGGCCTGTAAGTTGTATTTGATCGAAAACAATAGAATTGGAAGCGTTCAAGCAAGAATCAACAACAGCAACTTGATAATTATAATAACGGTTTTGTGCATCGGCAGTATCATAAAAAGTAAAAGTATTGCCAGGAGCCGCACTATATAAAAATCCACGCTGCACCCAATTACTGGAGTCACGCTCTTTCCTCCTTATTGCATATCCAAATATAGAAACTGAATCTTGTTCAACAATATCAATCTGTATGGTTTTATAATCGTATACAGTTACATTCTTCAACACTCCCAATGCTATAAAACTTGTATCAATAGGTGGCAAGGTTACGGTATCGCTCAAGCTATAATATACTCCATTTGTATCTTTGGCAATTACTGCATAACTCACATATCCGTTACATGGCGAAGGGAAGTCAATAAATAATGTATCTGTGCCTGCAACGGTACCAACAGGATAAAACCCTCCAGTATCCTTACGCATGATTATATAACTTCCTACCTTCCATCCTTTATAAGGAGTCCAGTTCAATTTGTTCCTGAGTTTCTTAAGCGTCACGCTCAAATCCATAGTTTTATGGAATCCGTTAGAATCGGTAACTATATTGCACGAGTCTACACTTACCATATAATACCAATGATTTTGTGTACGCGTATTCAATCCTATATGGGTGAATGTATCAAGTGTTAGCGGAATATTATCTTTGATTAAAGAATAACTTCCTGCTGCACCTGTATTTGAATAATACAATCTTGAGAATTTAACAAACGAGTCAAGCTCCAATGCCTTCCATGCCACTAGCACTGCACCATTGGTAGCCGATGTTGCTACTTTACTAACTGAATGAATAACAGGGCCACGAACATTTTTGAAATCAAAATTAACTGTGTCACTTTGGCTGCTATTGTTACCTCCTCCATTTTCGTTAGCTACAATAACATATCTATAATAAGTATTTACCGAGATAGCTGTATCTGTATAAGTAGAATCGGCAGCAGTAAATGTTTTGTAAACAGAATATGCTCCACCATTGCTACTGCGATAGAGTTTATACTGAGCTACACTTCCAGGCCAATTTTTGTAGGTGCTCCATTTCATTTTATACAATCTTTGGCAAATATCTAATTGGCCATCCAGGTTGATAGAATTATGCTGTAGAGCCTTGCTGCTACTATTATTAGAGCAGCTATCAAATGCTTCAAGTGTATAGGTATAATAATATTTAGCAGCGTCCACATTCGAATCGGAGTAATAGATAATATTCCCTGCAAGCGTATCGTAAGCAACTGGCGTACCTCCATTTAATGCCCTGTATAATATAATACGGTTTACATCTGGATCTGTTTGACTCCAGTGCAAATCAAGGCGGGTATGATGTATGGTTGTTATATAATCAAATACAGGTCGCGGTGGAGGTTGTGTATCGAAAGGTTGTATAGCGATTGTATCCGAATAACTAGTTGGGTAACCACCTTGATATAATGCTTGTATTCTATAATAGTTCAGTTTGCAGCGTACACCCACACTATCAGTGAAAGAAGTATCGCCATTTGTTATATTATATATATCAATCCAAGAACCGTTATTCCACCTTTGAATATTATAATCGCTCACTGTAAATCCCTTGTAGGCATAAAACTGTAAGAACACCCTGTTATTGCCAGGCTGAGCATGAAGCTGCATAGCACAATGTATAGTAGAATCCTTAGAGGCTAAGTTTTGACAACTGTCGTGCGACATGATATAATAACAATATCTATTACTCATGGCATCTACTTTCATATCGCTATATATAACAGGATTGCCTGTTGGATAAGTTAATACCGTATCCAATACATATGCTCCGCCATTGGTAGATTTATAGATAAAATATCTGTCAACATCTTTGGATATACTGGGATTAAAAAGTAAATTAATTTGAGTACCAGTAATTACAGTTACCATTTCCACATTGGGAGCTATCGGCCTTATTGTATCATAAGAAGTTAAGATAATAGTATCACTTTCCGTATATAAATTGGTATCATTTACATCATAAAACTGCACTTTATACCAATAAGGAGAATAACACGAAATGGCAGAATCATATATTACAGAGTCGTTAGCAGTAAGTGTTTTGTAAGGGGCCCAAACATAAGTAGTTGAAGTGTCAGCCCTTACCAATACTACTTTACTAAACCCTTTAAAACCTTGATAATTGTACCACCACAGTTTCACCCTGAAATTTTCTGCTTGCCCTTGTAAATTAACAGGTGCATGGTGTTCGTACATGGAGCCGATATTGCCACAACTGTCAATCGCTTGTATTTTATAATAGTAAGGTTGGTTGCCGCTGTTAATATTTGCAGTAGCATCAATATATTTAAAATAAGGACTCTTATTATTTTTCACAGAATCTAAAAATACAAATGCTCCTGTAGTCTTACGGTATATATAATACCAAGCCACATCGCCCGAATCGTTTGGTTTCCATTCAAGCTGAACTTGTTGGCCAGATGGTGTAATAGTTGCCTTCACAAATCCTTGAATGACTGGGGGTAATTTGTCTTTTAAGGTAAAATACGAGGTATAGGTTGAAGAAGAAGTGCAAGCACCCACGCTATCGTAACCTACTACTTTGTACCGGTGCGAAGACGTGCAACCCCTTGCATATTGAGAAATAGAATCGTTTAAGGTGCTGTCAGCATAAGTCCAGCCGCTGCCATCATCTTTGTATAGAAAATATTTATAAGGTTTATAGGCAGTAGTAGGCTTATTCCACAAAAGGTTCACCACACTTTGACCGCTTAGCGTCCCAGTTATCAAAATGGTAGATATCGTATTTCCACTTACATAGTTACCACAAATATTTACGGGCACAATATCATAAATATATTGTGTAGTAGTGGCACTCGTTACCGTGTTATCAGTATAACTAGTAGATGATAGGCTTGCTGAATCTATAAGTGTATAACTGCCCGCCAAGGGTTTTCTAAATATATAATACTTGGTGGTAAGTGAACTTTGCGTGGACGGATTTTTCCATGTTAAATTTATCTGGGTAGCACTCACCACATCGGCACATCGCAGTTGCGGCGTGTTTCCTGTCACCATACTATTTACCGTAATTGAAAAATTCTTTTGGTCACTCCCACAGTTTTTATTTAACAAATCAACTGTCATCAGGTAGGGCTGCGAACGAGCATGGTTACATCCAGGTTTCCAACAAAATTGTTGGGTAACTAAACTGTCGCCCGATTTTTTTGCAAAGGTGGCCAATGGAACCGTACCGCCTGTCAAGGTATCGAACATCACACCGGTTGCCGAAATATATACTGAGTCGCCCAAGGAATCTGTACCAACAATATTGAAACACAAGGAATCGCCTACTTTCACACTTTTGGAAGTTGAACTACCCCAACTTACAATTTTTGGTGGGTAATAGTTGGCACATGCTTTTGCAACTACTTGCAAATCTCTCCGTACTTCACTCATCAACACAGGCGAGCCATTAACATCGCGATACTCCTTAATTTCAATGGCTATTACAAAGTTATTGGAGGTTGGAGCGGTTGCGGTAATCTCTCCCGTAAAAGTGTCCATTGCTATAGAGCCACTCGTTCCCAAAGGTTGCGTAGTTGAATAACCAGATGCCCAATCGCATAGAATGCCACTAAGTGGCGGCTGCACCGCATAACCTGAACCTGGACTGCCAGGTGTTGAGCCATAAGGTTGTACAAACGTAAATACCAGTGAATCTCCATCGGCATCATAAGCATTATTGCTAAAAACCATTTGCTTATTGGTACACAGGAAGGGAAGAGGTTTGCTTACAAATTGAGGTGAACTATTGATATATTGTTTGGGAGAAGGGATATATATCTGCCATCCCATACTTTTCTTGTCATTTGACTGGCTTGCCCCCAAACTTAGATTTATAATACTATTGTTTCTCTGTGTACCCCCACAAGTAAAGTATAGACCATACGTTTGACTGGTTGGCATATTTATGGTGTCAACGTATACCGCTTCTTCAATGCAAACACCTGTTGCGGGTATACAAGTGGGGGTAACATTATTAGATTTACCACCAACCATATAAACTTGACGAGTTCCCAATGAAGAATAGTTGGTACTCTTATAATAGCCTATGCTTATGGGATTTGAAAAACCTGATGATGAATTACAATCACGGTATATTACCAATTTAATTTCGTAATAAACTTTATTACTTTGGGTATACAAATAGCGGTAGGTGAAATCGCCACCCATTAAGTGAGTTGACTGTGCAGATTTTTGAAACCCCAACAGTGTCAATATCAATAAAATAAATGTAAATGATTTTTTGGTCATTTTTAAAGGGGTAAATTTACTGATTAATAATGGTATAGACAAACTTTTTGTCTGAAGGGTTCGGTTTACAATTGATAATCTTTTAAATAAATAAAACCCGAGTAAACCATTTGCCTTCTCTAAAAGAAGTCTGATGGTAGTTTTAATAAATTGATTAACTAAAATTGATTTTTCCATTGGTTCTATTTGATGATGCAAAGAAACAGTGCCTGTTAAACCTAGAAACTGATTTGCATCAATATAGCCCAATGACTTTCATCAACTTGGATATCTGTGTACTTGAAGTGTTTTTCTTAATTTCCCCCGATTTCGATTTTCAACACAAGGCTGCGGAAGTTTGATCAATTTTTCACCACCTTCTGTACCCAAATATTTCCATGGGGATCGCTAATTCTCACAAAGTATAAGCCTTCTGCTAAATCTGCGAGTGCAATACACTGGGTTTGATACTGCGGCATCGACCATTTCTTCTCAAAAAGCAAACAACCAATTGGGTCTAAAATTTCTATTTGTAGATTTTCTAAACTTTTGTTTGCTAGATATAAATCGCCGTTTGTAGGATTGGGATAAATTGCAACTATTGCATCAATATTTAAAGAAGGAATACCCACACCATAAAAATTAACCGCATCAGCTACCGATATACATTGGTCGGGATTGGTATAAATACAATAGTATCTCCCTGCCTTTGTAGGAGTAAAGTTAACTCCATTGCCTTGCAAAATCCCTGTAGTATCATACCAGTTCATCGAAGCACCTTGCACGGTTGTTAAATAAGTTTGCTTTACTTGTATAATCGGTTTCTGCGGAGGGGTTAATACCCTGATATACTTGTTCAACACTAAAGTATCACTTTGCCAAGCATTGCTCACCACCAATTGTATGTCGTAAAAACCGGGGGTATCTTGTTGCCAACGCAAAGTATCTCCAATCCCTGCCAACACACCTTGCACAAACCATTTTACGGATTTTACATACTTGTTTCTCAAACAAATAAATTGTGTTTGCTCACCCACACATACTTGTGCTTGGGCACCATATATACTTGCCATCGGAAAACTATCAAAAGCACAAAATCCTGTTTTTAACAAAAAAAAAGCACTTGGCAGATAAAGCCTCCCGCCGCATTGTGTAATATTCGTAAAATTACTTTCTTTTTTAGCCCCATTCAATATGATAGACTTGAAAAACAAAGCCCCTGAAGCTAAATCCTCTTTAGCCCAATTAATAGTGCCTATGCAAGCAGCACTATATAATAATCCAATACTTCCAGTTACTTGAGGGGTAGCGAATGACGTCCCCTTGTCAAGAGCATAAGTAGCATTAGAACTTGTGGTATATATATCAGTGCCAGGAGCTGCAATATCTATACTCCGTTTGCCATAAGCTGCTGCATTATCAAGGTCTCCCCACATATTGTGATTGGTAACCATTACCAAAAAATGACTTACGCAATTGGTGGGCATGTCGTAAGACACGTCAGTATTAATAGGCGTATTGGCTGTAGCGGCCACACTAATAATACCTAATTGCCCAAGACTATCATACATGGCACACCACAGGGGATAATTTTTAGGATTGCCATTATCAATACCAAACGAAGAATTTACTGCTACCACAAATGCCCCCTTTTTTCCTTGGCTCTGTATATAATCTTTTTTCATTTGGGCATAATATCCATAAGCTTCTACCACTGTAGCTTCATCGGAATTTGGGAAGGAAACGGGCAGTATTTTTATGTTCCAGTTTATACCTGTCACACCTATCTTATTATCACCTGTTGCTCCCATCACACCTGCCACTCCCGTGCCGTGGTCGGATGGAGGCATACTGTCATTATTTAACTGGGTATTATAACCGCGGTAATCATCAATATATCCATTACTATCATTATCAATATTATCATAAGGGATTTCATTATGGTTGATGAATAAATTAGCTTTGAGATCGGGGTGATGGATTTCCAGTCCTTGCTCTACCATACCAATTACAATAGTATCGCCTGCTTTTGTTATACCTCCTGTGGTACTGTCCCATACTGCAGTGGCACCAATATCCATCGTTATTACTTGGCTATTTTGCAAATACCATTGCTTATTAAAAAATGTGTCATTGGGTATAGTGCTTCGCAAATACACTTTATGATTAAGCTGGGCTATAGCTACTTCTGGTTTTTGCTTCAGAAATACAATAAATCTATCTATATCATTGTTCTTTTTGGGTTCCACCAAATATATATGATATAGTTTCGACAAACATTTTACAATATGTATATCTGTGTAGCTTGCCAATTGTTCAATGCTATTGCCTGTTTTCAGCATAATAATAGCCTGCCTTTCTGGAGTTTGAGAATACATAATATTAGAGCATACAACTAGTAGCATACTTATCACTATTTTCCGAAAACAACCGTAAATAAAATAGACCGAAGTTGCCACTTTAAATTGGTCATTCATCGGTCTATTATTCATATCAATTATGATAGTACTATCTAAGTACTACTTTTTGTTCCATTGTTTCGACACCCGAAACTATTCTAATCAAATAAATTCCTTTGGCAAATTGAGAAAGATCTAAAACCGTTTTGGTTTGCAAATCATAAGTTCCCACTTGTTTGCCAGTTATATCTATAATATTTATACGGCCAGTATTATAGGGCGACTCAACTATTACCAAGCCCGTACTTGGGTTTGGATATATAGCAAATGCTTTTTTATTGCTGATATTTTGCAAGCCTGTATAGGTACATGGTGTTGTATATGCATTTCCTGGAGAACCTGCTGCACATCCGCAGAACCAAGAAGCCGAATTGTTAAATGCTTGTTTGGTGGTATCAGCTAGTTCCAGTGTATATTCTAAACCATCAGCACATATAGGCCATGGGCTTGTATTGCTATAATATACATAATACTTTAATCTGCCTGATGTATCAAATAGTTCAATACTTCCTTGCTTTGGTAAATCGAGACCTGTCCAAGTGCTATGATTTGTTACACTAGGCCAATACATAGCTAATTTAGTATCATCTTTATTCAACAATTGATATTTCTTTGCCTGCACTATCAAGTTGCCGGAGAACTTATAAGTCAATGCTCCAATATCTACACGCCATTGATGGAGCAACATCGTACTATTTGAATTATTCTTCAATTCCAACCATTGTCCAGCATCGAACATTGGGCCCGGGTTATAGTTTATTTCGCTTACCACAAGTGGATATTGGCATGGTATATATGTAGTGGCTGGCGAACCACCAATGCAACCTTCGAACCACGCAGTGTACGTTCCTGTTGCAGGTTTAGTTATATCACGTTCCAAGCTCCGACCTGTACCTGCCACTTCCGCAGGCCAACCATTGCCGGCTCCAAATCCGAATATACCTATCATATTGCGTTTGGTATTATACATTTTCACCAAACCTCCTGTATCTGCCAAATCAAATCCACTCATGCTTATTGCATTTATTCCTTTATTATATAATCCAAAATTAGTAAGGTCATTTGCAAAAACCAATCTTTCACCTTTCAACATAAAAGTGTTTTCAGGCACTATAAATGTTTTGCTCGAATCGCTATTCACAAATAAATAGTTACCAATATCAATAGGGTTCGCATTGGTATTCGCCAATTCTATCCAGTCTCCGGTATTATTTTTAAGATGAGGCTTGAACATGATTTCAGAAATTGTAGGATCGCCTATACAAACACTGTTGGCTAATCCTGGAGAACCGAGGATACAATAGTTTGCCCAATTGGCAGCGGTGTAAGTAAGATTTGAAGTATCGTTTAGGGCAATGGTATATCCATTCGCATCAGCTTTGGCCCAACTTGAAGTATCATAACTAATTGCTGCTGCTACTTTACCCGCTTTATCTATAATCACGATTCCATCATTCACACTCAAATCAAAATTAACTTCCACTTTTAAGAACGACTGTACCGGGAATATTTTATCAAATTTTGCCTTATTGCTTACCACTACCAATCGGAAACCGGCGGGAATTATTGTATTTGCAGGCAAGGTAAAGCTTTGTCCGCTTTGTATAGTTTGCACATTATACCCGCTCAAATCCTTCAATTGGTTGCTGGTATTTCGTACCTCAAACCAGTCGCCAGCATCTGCCTTTGGATGGCTTTGGTAATTAATTTCTGAGAACACCAAGTTTTCGGCACAGGTACTATAATCTTTCCCAGGCGAACCTTCCAAACATCCACCAAACCATGAACTTCCTAAATTTGGGTCATTGGTCGGTGAAGTACGTTCAAGGGTTCTTTCAGTTAAATATGCATCCTTTGTCCATCCTTTAGAGAAGTCGTAAGGAATTGCATATATCAAAGTGTGGTCTTCATTATATATTTTTATGGTATCTGCGTTGTCATCAAAATAATATCCTCCCGATACATGGTTATAGGTATTATAATAACTTGCAAACAACGATGAGTCGGGAGTTACTATTATGTAATCTCCCGTTTTCATAATCTTATCTGTATGTATTTGCCCTGTGAGTGACCCATTGGCATTGCTAATTTCCCAGCCATCGACTGTTGCGAAGGAACTACTGTTGTTTTTGAACTCAAGCCAGTCACCACTTTTCGACCATGTAGCACTTGCCAATTGCATCTCCGTAAGAACTGTACCGTTAAAGCAAGGACTGTAAGCCGCAGCGGGCGAACCACCTAGGCAACCAGCAAACCAATATGTTGGAATTCCAGTATTTGCCGAGGTATCATTCCCTTCAATCGTATAACCTCTGCCATCAGCTTTAGATATTGCAGAACTACTATAAGAAGTTTGTGCAATAAGTTCAGCTTGCTTACTATATATCTTTAAAATTTCGTTTTTGCCCAATACAAAATTGAGAGAGCCATAGATGGGAACATTAGGGAAAATCGACCTAAACTTATTGCTATCGGAACAAAGCACAATGCGTTGATTGGAAGCAATGACACTGTTTTGCGGAAATCCGAAATAACCTCCCGAACCATTCTTCAAACTATAGTAACTCAAATCGTAATTATTGCTCGATTTGTTCCATATTTCTAACCATTGACCCGCATCTATAATACTAGAGGGGGTATGATTTATTTCTGAAATTACTATTTTTTCATCGCATTTTTGGTAAGGCCCACCAGGGGAACCTTCTATACAACCATCGAACCAAGAAGTGTAGAATAAAGCACTATCATATATGCTCGTTCGTTCTTGTGTGCGACCATTGCCATTGGCTCCTTGAGGCCAGTTGCTAGAAGTTCCATCGAACGTGGCAGTGGCGAATAAGATACCAAAGTTATCTCTAAGTTTGATTGTTTGTGGTTTGTTATTTAGCAAATCAAAATTGAAATTACCTACTGTTTTAACACCTGTATGTCGCTGTTTGAACCTGGAAGTATCATAACAAAATACAAGATATTCATCTTTGAATATTACGGGTGCTTTTTGAAAGGTATATACAAAAGTGCTGTCCCCATTTTGCAACCTAAACCCTGAGGGTTCCACAGGAAGCAAACCCGTATTTTGCACTTCAAACCAGTCGCCTGAGTTCAGAGAAATATCGCTATTATAGTTTACTTCTGTAATTGCCAACTGCCCGCCACAAGCACCTTTTATTTTACCTGGCGAACCACAAGGGCAAGCGGTAGTCCAGCTTTGAGGCTGCGATGCAAATACGGAATCCTTTTTCCAGTCCAAGGTATACGAGCCACCATTAGTAGCTTGCAGCGTATAATCCCATGTTGAATCAATATAATAAGCTACGCCATAACGTAATTTGCTATTGGCATCACGGAGTATGATATGATCGCCCAATGAGGCAAGTCCGAAATTGAAATCGCCCAGTACATTTGTGAGGTTAGGGAACAGTTTTAAGAGTTTGCTCTTTTTATTGCTTACTACTATGCGGTCATTGGGTTGCAGCACCGTACCGCTAGGGAACAAGAATGTATCTTTTACATCATTGTCCTGAAATATCCAACCTGAAATGTCTTTTGCTACCTTATGCAAATTCCATATTTCAAACCAGTCGCCCGCATCGGCATCGCTATTGCTATTATAATTTATCTCGCTCACAAAAATACTGTCGTCGCAGGCGGTAAATGCAACTCCAGGCGAACCACCCAGACAACCACGTTTCCATGCTTTGGGGTCGCTCTGCCAAGCAACGGTATCTTTTACTTCAAGCGTATATCCTGTGCCTGCAATTCTTTTGGGCCAAGCCAAAGTATCATCGTAACTCATGGCTGCCAATAGTTTTGTTCCTTGCAGAAAACGCAAATCGTCGCCAACGGAACCCAAGCCAAATTGAAA
Coding sequences:
- a CDS encoding S8 family serine peptidase, which produces MYSQTPERQAIIMLKTGNSIEQLASYTDIHIVKCLSKLYHIYLVEPKKNNDIDRFIVFLKQKPEVAIAQLNHKVYLRSTIPNDTFFNKQWYLQNSQVITMDIGATAVWDSTTGGITKAGDTIVIGMVEQGLEIHHPDLKANLFINHNEIPYDNIDNDSNGYIDDYRGYNTQLNNDSMPPSDHGTGVAGVMGATGDNKIGVTGINWNIKILPVSFPNSDEATVVEAYGYYAQMKKDYIQSQGKKGAFVVAVNSSFGIDNGNPKNYPLWCAMYDSLGQLGIISVAATANTPINTDVSYDMPTNCVSHFLVMVTNHNMWGDLDNAAAYGKRSIDIAAPGTDIYTTSSNATYALDKGTSFATPQVTGSIGLLYSAACIGTINWAKEDLASGALFFKSIILNGAKKESNFTNITQCGGRLYLPSAFFLLKTGFCAFDSFPMASIYGAQAQVCVGEQTQFICLRNKYVKSVKWFVQGVLAGIGDTLRWQQDTPGFYDIQLVVSNAWQSDTLVLNKYIRVLTPPQKPIIQVKQTYLTTVQGASMNWYDTTGILQGNGVNFTPTKAGRYYCIYTNPDQCISVADAVNFYGVGIPSLNIDAIVAIYPNPTNGDLYLANKSLENLQIEILDPIGCLLFEKKWSMPQYQTQCIALADLAEGLYFVRISDPHGNIWVQKVVKN